The genomic region GAATCTAAGGTATCATCAATTACGAAACCAATAGTCACTTCTTGGCTTTCATAGTTTTTTCATATATATCAAGATACTGCTGAGCTATACGAGCGTACTCAAACTGTTGTACATAATTCTTCGCCCACTTAACCCATAAATCACGCATTTTAGTGTCAACCATCATTAACTGCAAACGTCTAGCAAATTCTGCAGTATCTTTGACGTTTACAATAGATATCGCACCTGTTTCTTTAAGAACACTTTCATATCCAGGGTTATTACTGGCAACTGTAACTGTACCCGCCGACATAGCTTCTAGTAAAACAATTCCGAAGCTTTCGCCATAGATGGCTGGAGAGCAGAATATTGTAGCACTATGCAGTAACTCAATTTTTGTTGCTTCATCAACAAAACCCAAAAATTCAACGTGTTCAATATTATTATCGTCAACAAACATTTCCAACTTTTGACGATCCGGACCATCTCCTGCAATAACTAACTGAGCTTGGCTATTTATCTTTTGTAATTCAGCAAATGCCTTTAATAAATATAGGACGCCCTTTCTTTTTTCTAGACGTCCAATATACAGAATTGTTGACTCATGCCTCTGCGTACCAGACTTTGGTGTAAACTTTTTGATGTCGATGCCATTTGGTATTAGTTCAATATTTGAATCAGTAAGTGTTTTTATATACTCCGATGCCGGTTCTGAAACAGCAGTATAAGAGTCAATATATTTTAAGATTGATTTGGTATAAGGAGTAATGACTTTTTCGATAGTTTTACTAACCATGGTTTCGGGCAATTTTGCATGGAATGTAGCAACATTAACAGTGTTTGATTTAGCTAGGATCTGCCTACTAACAATTGGAACCCAAGGTTCATGAAAGTGCAAAATATCAAATTTATGTTCCTCGAGTATTTTTTCTATAGCTCCATTCTCAAGACTAACAGAAACTTGAGCTGTTGTGTGAAAAGGCGATTTAAAATCACGAGATTCACCAACTAATATAATTCCATCGATTTGTTCAGTCTCAACACCCTTTGGGCGGGGAGTAATAATGTACGCCTCATGACCAGTTTTAGTATATTCATGCTTGAGAGCTAAGACACATTCTTGTACGCCACCATTCTTAAATATGTCATAAGGGCATATTAATCCAATTTTCATTATGAACTAAGTATACCAAAATTGTTATGATTTGCTTAATATACGTCGGAGCTCTCTAGGGATAAACGGTGCAGCTTCTTTTGCTGTAGCTACAACAGTTGGAGCATGCACCTTTTCTTTTGATTTAATGATATATACATTTTTATAGATAATCGCCAGATGTTGCTCAACACGATGATTATCAAAATACCTATCAACATCTATTGCGACATGATAAACATCAAGGTCTACACGAACATCACATGTATCAGCCTTTAGCATAGAAATTGTAGTATCCATATATGTCCTTATATCATTGGATTGCCACAATCCGATTTCAAAATTGATGCGTTTATCTACTTCTTGCTTATCTGCCCCCGCAAGCTTACTATGACTACTGCCTTGCAGTTTATAGCAAGCACGAATAATAGGAGCTCGAAGAACAAAAGTTCGCATAAACCAAGCAGGATATTTTCTTGAAAAGATTTCCGCCATCGTACGCAAGGGCCACTTAATTCTTCTTGGCAAAATAAAATCATCACGATGAGCAAAGCCAACAACACTAACCAGAATATCGACTCGTTTTGCAATTTCTGGATACTTCTGAAGCATTTTTGTTGTTATTAAAAATCCTAATGACATCGCCATGATAGTAATTCGTCGTCTTTTATATCTTAATTTTATGAATGCAGCTAGGTAATCTGCGAGGTTATCTAACGACGGTTTTTCGCCAATACTATAGAAGCTTTCCATACCACCAAATCCCGGTAAATCAGGTACTGTTACGGCACCGTATTTGTTAAGTTCTTCCACGAAACCTATCATCCTCTCGATACTGGCATGATGCCCATAGACCATAAGTATCTCTCGGCGTTTTTTGTTTTGCGGAGCAACTCTAAGCATACGACCATGTAAGCCATTTATATTTAATGGAATAATAGCCTCGTTGAGGTTATACCTTTCTTTTGACATCTTGTTTTGACTGTACCCGAAACACACACTAGCGTCAAGAATATAATGCTACAATATAAGACGTGAAACGAATAATAACAATATCGCTAATTATTGTATCTATACTGTGCGCCGTTGGTTTTCTTATTCTCAACAAAAACAAATCTCCAGCAAAAAGCCCAACACCACAAGAAACTCAGCAACCACAGAACACAACCCAGAACTCTTTTGATAAAACAAAATATTCTACATCAGATCCAACTAGTATCTGGGTTGTCGTCAACAAGAAAAACGGTATTCCAGAGTCATTCATACCAGAGCTTGTTGTCCCTGACGTTAAGCTTCGCCTCTCTCCAAACGAAGAACAAATGCAGATCAATAAACCTACGGCTACTGCAATAAAAGAGTTATTTGATGGAGCCGAAAAAGAAGGTGTCACATTAGTATTCGGTAGTGGATACCGCTCTGGAGTATTACAAAAACAATTCTATGACTCCTACAAAGCTAAAGATGGTCAAAAAGGGGCCGATACATATAGCGCTAGACCAGGACATAGCGAGCATCAGACAGGTTTCTCTGCAGATCTTGATAGCGTAGGAAACAAATGCCATCTTGAAATTTGTTGGGAGGATACAATTGAAGGTAAGTGGATTAAAGACAATGCTTACAAGTATGGTTTTATTATTCGCTACCCAAAAGACAAACAATCTATAACAGGGTACCAGTATGAGCCTTGGCATATTCGATACGTTGGCAAAGAATTATCTCAAGAACTACATAAGACAAACAAAACACTTGAAGAGTTTTTTGATATGCCACCGGCGCCAGATTACAACTGATTAAGATTGAAGGAATTCATCTTTAGATATTAGTTTGATTTGTGTTAACTTGTTGAGAGTTTGCGTAATGCGTGCCTTTTGTTCTTCGAATGTTGTATTGTTTTGAGACTTTTCTAAAGCTTCTTGTCCATCTTCAAAAGTATACATTCTAAAATTATGTCTTGCCATCAAGTCACCTTGAGCTTTTTCCTGTGCTGTCCATTCATAGTGCATATAGACCGGCAAATACTCTGTAGTCTGAATCTTTTTAGAATCGGGATCGATATCCATAGTAGCAATACCATTAAAGAGAGAAGGAGGGTCAAGTTGAGCATTAAGAAAGTTGCCAAGGCTATACCAAACAATCGCCTCTCTACCGTCATCAAGTTTGATCTTATCAACAGGTTCAAGCACGTGAGGGCCATGACCTAAAATAATATCCGCACCATAATTTGCTAGTTTGGGTGCTAGATTTTTTTGAGCAGTATTAACATCTGTAGAATATTCTGTACCCCAGCGCAAAGAAGCAATCACAATATCGGCATTTTGGCGTGCTTCTGTAAGCTGTTGCTTTGCTAATGAATCACTATACATCGTAACACTATATCCATTCGGCGACGGCTCGTTAGTATATGTCGTATATGACACAAATGCAAATTTTACACCTTTAACTTCAAAGTATCTAACTTTATTCATCTCTTCAGGTGACCGATTAGCACCAGCAACTGCTTTCACGCCCGGCAGTCCATCCCAAGCGCTCACTGAGGCAGAAATAACGTCTTGACTGAAATCGTTAACATGATTGCTACCTGTATTTATCACGTTACACCCAAGTTCTGCCATATCGCGCGCAAATTCTGTTGGAGAGTTAAACTTTGGATAGCCACTAATTCCAAATTCTGTACCACCACCAAGCACCGCCTGGTTGCAAAATTTAACATCACTATTGTCAAAATACTTCTTCATGTCTCCATACATCTGTGTATATTCATAGCTACCATCTGCCTGTTTGGCTTCTTGGTTTATGGCGTCATGAGGAATGAAATCGCCAGTAGCTATTACTCTAATACGTTTCTTGTTTTGGTTTGACGCCTGATCGGTTTGTTGTTCTTTAACAGAACTTGATGTATTATTTGATGTTTTGTTGTTTTTGAAAAACACCAACCATACACTTACGATAATTAATGCTAGAATAATAATCCCAAAAATTATCATTGGAGTCTTACGCCTACTCTTTTTATATGGTTGTGGTGACATATGTTCTATATTATAACCTTGTTCTGAAGTTGATTCTATGGGAGTATTCTTCATAGGTTGTTTGCACCTAGCCAATAAAATTGATTTAATCTTGCTTTTGTCATTGATTGGTCAGTGCCAACTAGTATTGGAATCCAGCCAAATCGCTTTGCATTAGCATAATTATCTGTTGATAGCCATTTGTAACAGGTTGTCGTTTGAAAGTCTTGAACTCCATTACCACAGCTAAACACAACTCCATAACCAGTATGAAGCCACGAATACCCAGGAGGATCAACTTCGCCAATAATTTTAAGAATCTGATTATCAGCTGAACCGTCGATAATCTGCTGTACTTGAATACCTTGATTAACTATTGCCTCGGCGAACAAACTTTTACTCTCATCAACCGAAACTTCACCTTTAATAGCAATCAAAGGGGTGTTATTTTTATGCGCATCATCAATAAGATCATTTAACGCTCGTCTTGCTAATGGTTGCAATACCACTTCTTTACCTGGATTATTGTTGGAAATATCTGCCTTTGGTACGTTTGTGAGCTTAAATCCACGACTCTCAATAATCTGTTTGATTCTGCTATTCGCTTGTTCGTTTGATGTAAATTGGGGCGTGTACACTATTGGCTTAGTGTTAGGAAGGCGCGAACTTTGTAGTAGTTTCACAAACTCTTGCTCTGTGTAATTTTGTTTTTTTGTTACATTGTTCTGTAAAGATTGTGCAATTACTAAGCTAGCCGAAACGTCATTAAGGTTATTAGTTCTGAGTACATATACTCCAACGATGACAGGTATTAAAATAATTGTCGCAAATATCCACCAAGTTGTTCTTTTTGTTGGTTTGTGGGTCTTTGTTTTTCTTGGCGCTTGAATAACACGCATACGCTTATATTGTACTCTATTGGTTGTTATTAGCGATAATATACTGTAAAATAAACAGGTTAAAACACATAGTATAACGAATTCAATGGGATGTGGCCAACGCCGCACCGGCACCAGGTTTTGGTACTGGCATTCGGGGTGAGAAATGCCGGTGGCATTTTGCAAGGAAATCTTCCGATGAAAACTTGTTTTCAATCGTGAAGTTTCGGGCTCGCCGAAGGTGAGTCGAGTCGGATTCGAACCCAATATAAGGTATAATTTAACATGATGGGATGTGGCCAAGTGGTAAGGCACCAGGTTTTGGTCCTGGCATTCGGGGGTTCGAATCCCTCCATCCCAGCCAACTTCCTTAGTCTAGATTTTGGGGATTAGCCAAGCGGTAAGGCAGTGGGTTCTGGTCCCATGATCGGGGGTTCGAATCCCTCATCCCCAGCCAGGCTTTTTGCTAAACTTAACCGATAGATATGTTGACTAATTCGCAACAGAATAGTTCGAGTCCCTTTTGGCCCTCCGTTAAGAAAACAGCTCACCAATGGTGGGCTTTTTTCTTGGTTGACGTGTTAACCGAGACTTGAACCCAATGCGGTTCGATAATCCCCCACCAACTTGTTGGCAAACGGGCGGACTATACTCCAGTATTCCCAGATAGCCCTCCAATCCGCTTATGCTTAAAATAGAGATGTGATAATCTCTGTTTTTGTTACAATCAGAGTATGAGAAAAAGATGGGAAATGCCAGGCGATGTGCAAGAAGCAATCACATCGAGCGGCCTACAGCAAGAATATGATAGTCGTCCGCCCTATCAAAGAAACGACTACATTGGCTGGATTACTAAGGCTAAACGAACTGAAACAAGACAAAAAAGAATAGAACAAATGCTATCCGAATTAAAAGTCGGGAACGTTTATATGAAAATGTCCTGGAGCGGACAAAATAAATATTCTAATAAATAACGTTCGATCTCTGTCATTAAGATACCAATATCGAAATTTGGAACTTAGTTGCAACAAGAAGCACAGTGGCCCTCCAAAGTAAATTACAACACTTCTTGTGTAAAAACGTCTCTGTGTAGGGGCGTTTTTTGTTGCATGAGTAGTTGCATGAATACCCCCCTTGGGTATATAGTATGTCTATGATTCAAGATATTAAAAAACGCGCTACACATCGATCAAAGATTATTGAGGGACAGTTCAAGGGACTGGTTAAAGCTATTGAAAACGAGGAATATTGCATAGATATTCTCACCCAAAGCTTGGCCATTCAGCAGTCCCTCCGTTCACTAAATAAACTCGTGCTGGAAAATCACATGAAGACCCACGTAAAAGAAGGTATGCGTGAAGGAGACGATAAGACTCAGCAGGAAATTATTGATGAGATGTTAAAGATTTATGACTTAACCAACATACGAGGTTAAGTCATGGATCACCACGAACATCATAGTCACTCGAACCAAGGTGAGCACGATCACGACAAACATGCTGGCCATAGCCCAGACATGTTCAAGCAGAAATTTTGGTTGTCATTCTTTTTAACACTCCCTGTTCTATACTTTTCACAGACCATACAAGATTTACTTGGATATAAAGCTATTACATTCAATGGTAGTGAGTACATACCAGCAATATTTGGCATCTTCATATTCTTCTATGGTGGCTTGGTATTTCTAAAGAGCGCCAAAACTGAGCTTGCATCCAGAAAACCCGGCATGATGACGCTTATATCGCTAGCAATTAGTGTCGCTTTTGTTTATAGCTCACTTATCACGCTAAACATAGTTGATGGCATGGACTTTTGGTGGGAGTTGGCCTCGCTGGTCACTATTATGTTGCTCGGGCACTGGCTGGAGATGGCATCAGTCATGAATGCACAAG from Candidatus Nomurabacteria bacterium harbors:
- a CDS encoding glycosyltransferase family 4 protein → MKIGLICPYDIFKNGGVQECVLALKHEYTKTGHEAYIITPRPKGVETEQIDGIILVGESRDFKSPFHTTAQVSVSLENGAIEKILEEHKFDILHFHEPWVPIVSRQILAKSNTVNVATFHAKLPETMVSKTIEKVITPYTKSILKYIDSYTAVSEPASEYIKTLTDSNIELIPNGIDIKKFTPKSGTQRHESTILYIGRLEKRKGVLYLLKAFAELQKINSQAQLVIAGDGPDRQKLEMFVDDNNIEHVEFLGFVDEATKIELLHSATIFCSPAIYGESFGIVLLEAMSAGTVTVASNNPGYESVLKETGAISIVNVKDTAEFARRLQLMMVDTKMRDLWVKWAKNYVQQFEYARIAQQYLDIYEKTMKAKK
- a CDS encoding alpha/beta hydrolase, producing the protein MSKERYNLNEAIIPLNINGLHGRMLRVAPQNKKRREILMVYGHHASIERMIGFVEELNKYGAVTVPDLPGFGGMESFYSIGEKPSLDNLADYLAAFIKLRYKRRRITIMAMSLGFLITTKMLQKYPEIAKRVDILVSVVGFAHRDDFILPRRIKWPLRTMAEIFSRKYPAWFMRTFVLRAPIIRACYKLQGSSHSKLAGADKQEVDKRINFEIGLWQSNDIRTYMDTTISMLKADTCDVRVDLDVYHVAIDVDRYFDNHRVEQHLAIIYKNVYIIKSKEKVHAPTVVATAKEAAPFIPRELRRILSKS
- a CDS encoding M15 family metallopeptidase; amino-acid sequence: MKRIITISLIIVSILCAVGFLILNKNKSPAKSPTPQETQQPQNTTQNSFDKTKYSTSDPTSIWVVVNKKNGIPESFIPELVVPDVKLRLSPNEEQMQINKPTATAIKELFDGAEKEGVTLVFGSGYRSGVLQKQFYDSYKAKDGQKGADTYSARPGHSEHQTGFSADLDSVGNKCHLEICWEDTIEGKWIKDNAYKYGFIIRYPKDKQSITGYQYEPWHIRYVGKELSQELHKTNKTLEEFFDMPPAPDYN
- a CDS encoding CapA family protein, whose amino-acid sequence is MSPQPYKKSRRKTPMIIFGIIILALIIVSVWLVFFKNNKTSNNTSSSVKEQQTDQASNQNKKRIRVIATGDFIPHDAINQEAKQADGSYEYTQMYGDMKKYFDNSDVKFCNQAVLGGGTEFGISGYPKFNSPTEFARDMAELGCNVINTGSNHVNDFSQDVISASVSAWDGLPGVKAVAGANRSPEEMNKVRYFEVKGVKFAFVSYTTYTNEPSPNGYSVTMYSDSLAKQQLTEARQNADIVIASLRWGTEYSTDVNTAQKNLAPKLANYGADIILGHGPHVLEPVDKIKLDDGREAIVWYSLGNFLNAQLDPPSLFNGIATMDIDPDSKKIQTTEYLPVYMHYEWTAQEKAQGDLMARHNFRMYTFEDGQEALEKSQNNTTFEEQKARITQTLNKLTQIKLISKDEFLQS
- a CDS encoding YdeI/OmpD-associated family protein, with amino-acid sequence MPGDVQEAITSSGLQQEYDSRPPYQRNDYIGWITKAKRTETRQKRIEQMLSELKVGNVYMKMSWSGQNKYSNK
- a CDS encoding metal-sensitive transcriptional regulator, with translation MIQDIKKRATHRSKIIEGQFKGLVKAIENEEYCIDILTQSLAIQQSLRSLNKLVLENHMKTHVKEGMREGDDKTQQEIIDEMLKIYDLTNIRG